From a single Miscanthus floridulus cultivar M001 chromosome 8, ASM1932011v1, whole genome shotgun sequence genomic region:
- the LOC136470274 gene encoding uncharacterized protein, which translates to MANSGDRGKRPADGEAEGSRASRCRRRGIRVISSSQYHLLPPATAAQPGTPSSGSSSSSSSYHSNPWGPVEPADAHHPYSHEEALKFRQERDEAREELGDVSKKFGIEQAEWEDQRKQLCDAITALSAENDRLKAAANKIADKVNAQGETSEARLDAVDGRVDQAVIQGVHLGVSLGLAAMTSRTNEDYSFQPVGFAGGRPDEIDDIDERLEVYDDHAIALAESTHPQSVLNKLFEE; encoded by the exons atggcgaacagtggcgaccgtggcaagcgtcctgccgacggggaggctgaaggaagcagagcatcgcgctgccggcgccgtgg gataagggtcatcagttccagccaatatcatctccttcctccggcgacagcagctcaaccgggaactccatcatccggctcttccagctcttcaagctcctatcattccaatccttggggtccggtggaaccagcagatgcacaccatccgtattctcacgaggaggcgctcaagtttcgccaggagagggatgaagcccgggaggagctaggcgatgtctccaagaaattcggcatcgagcaagccgaatgggaggaccagcggaagcaactctgcgacgccatcaccg ctctttctgcggagaatgaccgcctgaaggcggcagcgaacaagatcgccgacaaagtgaatgcccagggggagacatccgaggcacgcctcgatgctgtggacggccgtgttgatcaggccgtcatccaaggtgtgcaccttggtgtttctctcgggctggcggcaatgacctcccgaaccaacgaagactactccttccagccagtcggcttcgctggaggacgcccggacgagatcgacgacatcgatgagcgtctagaggtctacgatgatcatgccatCGCCCTTGCTGAATCCACACAtccccagtccgtcctcaacaagttatttgaggagtag